In Harmonia axyridis chromosome X, icHarAxyr1.1, whole genome shotgun sequence, a single window of DNA contains:
- the LOC123686149 gene encoding 52 kDa repressor of the inhibitor of the protein kinase-like — MPTQSSSTNKEAIQKEYSEVDCATTSDTNPSTCELEFSQILAVDFGQSTDIGNFIAFSSIQDKQKYDLLRMPYKPPATYNFRQDVGPNKRPFIYKWLDQYEWMVYSRVLKGALCKYCVIFPPSVTHGSTLGAFIKRPFIKYKDLHMQAKNHASSAWHKDSTIRVKNFIDVLSNEKPDILSLIDEGKKKSVAENRKKILPIIKTIVFCGTHDMPIRESNKNSGNFSDLLKFRVDTGDKDLENHLFNAAGNSKYTSHRIQNEVISIAGHIIMTNIVEEANSSKYFSVIADESADISGHEQLSIGIRYVHEQNEDFTVKEEFLGFVQLNKLNADCIAASILEFLEKSGLNLDKLVAQGYDGCSTMAGEIHGVQRS, encoded by the coding sequence ATGCCGACTCAATCCTCCAGCACTAATAAAGAAGCAATACAAAAAGAATATAGCGAAGTGGATTGTGCAACAACTTCCGATACAAATCCTTCAACATGCGAGCTTgaattttcccaaattttgGCGGTGGACTTTGGACAATCAACAGATATTGGAAATTTCATAGCTTTCTCATCTATTCAAGACAAACAAAAATATGATTTACTAAGAATGCCATATAAGCCACCTGCAACGTATAATTTTAGGCAAGATGTCGGACCAAATAAAAGACCATTTATTTATAAATGGCTTGATCAATATGAATGGATGGTTTATTCCAGAGTCCTTAAAGGTGCACTGTGTAAATACTGTGTAATATTTCCACCATCTGTGACTCATGGTAGTACTTTAGGCGCATTTATAAAAAGACCATTCATAAAATACAAAGATTTACACATGCAGGCCAAAAATCATGCTAGTTCCGCTTGGCATAAGGATTCAACTATCCGtgtcaaaaattttattgatgtgcTATCAAATGAAAAACCTGACATATTGTCTTTAATAGATGAAggtaagaaaaaaagtgttgcagaaaatagaaaaaaaattttaccgaTTATAAAAACAATCGTTTTTTGCGGAACTCACGATATGCCTATACGAGAGAGCAACAAGAATTCTGgcaattttagtgatcttttgaaattcagagtagacacTGGTGATAAAGATTTAGAGAACCATTTATTCAACGCAGCTGGTAACTCGAAATATACTTCTCATAGAATTCAAAATGAAGTCATTTCGATAGCTGGGCATATAATAATGACAAATATTGTAGAAGAAGCAAATTCTTCGAAGTATTTCAGTGTAATAGCTGATGAGTCTGCTGATATATCTGGACATGAGCAGTTATCTATTGGAATACGATATGTACATGAGCAAAATGAAGATTTTACAGTGAAAGAAGAGTTTCTTGGATTCGTacaattgaacaaattgaatGCTGATTGTATAGCTGCTTCAATCCTTGAGTTTTTAGAAAAATctggtttgaatttggacaaacttgtaGCACAAGGTTATGATGGATGCTCAACAATGGCTGGTGAAATTCACGGGGTTCAAAGATCATAA